In the Fusobacteriaceae bacterium genome, one interval contains:
- the dapB gene encoding 4-hydroxy-tetrahydrodipicolinate reductase — MKVIIHGTGTMSGLLKKALEESRDLKVAGFADELTSETGDVIISFSHFSRIPKLLDFATTRKIPLLIATTGYTAEDLALMKQAGGKIPLLLASNVSLGINILVKMIKAVTPLLYETFDIEIVEKHHNKKLDAPSGTAKTLAEAAASAIPEAVTQVNGRAGNKKREKYEIGVSALRGGTIAGEHAVYFCGDDEIIELKHTAASKAIFVRGAITAARLLVQKKAGFYTMEDII, encoded by the coding sequence ATGAAAGTCATCATCCACGGCACCGGAACCATGTCCGGCCTTTTGAAAAAAGCCCTTGAGGAAAGCCGCGACCTCAAAGTCGCGGGCTTTGCCGACGAGCTGACGTCCGAGACCGGAGACGTCATCATCAGTTTTTCGCATTTTTCGAGGATACCGAAGCTCCTTGACTTCGCGACGACGCGTAAAATACCGCTTTTGATCGCGACCACGGGATATACGGCGGAGGATCTTGCCCTCATGAAACAAGCGGGCGGGAAGATTCCGCTTCTTTTGGCGTCCAATGTCTCCCTCGGGATCAACATTCTCGTCAAAATGATCAAGGCCGTAACGCCCTTGTTATACGAGACCTTCGATATTGAAATCGTCGAAAAACATCACAACAAGAAGCTGGACGCCCCCAGCGGCACGGCCAAGACCCTGGCCGAAGCCGCCGCCAGCGCCATTCCCGAAGCGGTCACGCAAGTCAACGGCCGGGCGGGCAACAAAAAACGGGAAAAATATGAAATCGGCGTCAGCGCCCTTCGGGGCGGGACCATCGCCGGAGAACACGCAGTCTATTTCTGCGGGGACGACGAAATCATCGAACTCAAGCATACGGCGGCCTCAAAGGCCATCTTTGTCCGGGGGGCCATAACCGCGGCCCGCTTGCTGGTCCAAAAAAAAGCCGGTTTTTACACGATGGAAGACATCATTTAA